The following coding sequences are from one Nonlabens arenilitoris window:
- a CDS encoding toxin-antitoxin system YwqK family antitoxin has protein sequence MKFLITAMLCINALLPFISMQKEYIKQVDDNGQLISEGWVLNGVKDGYWKFYDQQQQLKQAGHYSNDQKTGYWYEYLAGKISSEGHYKNGLKAEWWTYHNKNGYRLIKKQFKKGLQHGYVLYYKNATLSMVEEYKSSKKIGAWTSYFKFKRDHPGFSMSDLR, from the coding sequence ATGAAATTTTTAATAACAGCTATGTTATGCATCAATGCATTATTGCCTTTTATATCGATGCAAAAAGAGTATATAAAGCAGGTTGACGATAACGGTCAATTGATCAGTGAAGGTTGGGTCTTAAATGGAGTAAAAGACGGTTACTGGAAATTTTATGATCAACAACAACAATTAAAGCAAGCTGGTCATTATAGTAATGATCAAAAAACAGGTTACTGGTACGAGTATCTCGCTGGTAAAATAAGTTCTGAAGGGCATTATAAAAATGGATTAAAGGCAGAGTGGTGGACCTATCACAATAAAAATGGATATCGTCTTATTAAAAAACAATTTAAAAAAGGTTTGCAGCATGGGTATGTTCTCTATTACAAAAACGCTACACTATCTATGGTTGAGGAGTACAAAAGCAGTAAGAAGATAGGTGCCTGGACCAGTTATTTTAAATTTAAAAGAGATCATCCAGGTTTTTCTATGAGTGATTTACGTTAA
- a CDS encoding glycosyltransferase family 2 protein, with translation MQSTNSIIRVIIPAYNEADSIPLVINDIPSLVTEVIVVSNNSSDDTIVNAQNAGATVLEEHQRGYGYACLKGMEYVSRLSNRTDIIVFLDGDYSDYPEQLLDLVKPIINDDIDFVIGARVKSLREKGSMTIPQVFGNWLATTLMSILFKSRFTDLGPFRAIKYDKLLELDMQDKTYGWTVEMQLKALRKKYSYVEKPMKYRNRIGVSKVSGTVKGAIFAGVKILTWIFKYGFKK, from the coding sequence TTGCAATCCACTAATTCTATCATTAGAGTAATTATACCTGCTTATAATGAAGCAGACTCTATACCGCTTGTCATAAATGATATCCCTTCACTTGTTACTGAAGTCATTGTCGTTAGTAATAATTCTAGTGATGACACTATTGTTAATGCACAAAACGCAGGTGCTACAGTTTTAGAAGAACATCAACGTGGTTATGGTTATGCCTGTTTAAAAGGAATGGAGTATGTCTCGCGATTATCTAATAGGACAGATATTATCGTTTTTCTAGATGGTGACTATAGCGACTATCCAGAGCAGTTGTTAGATCTAGTGAAACCTATAATTAATGATGATATTGATTTTGTTATCGGTGCTCGAGTAAAATCATTGCGTGAAAAAGGTTCTATGACCATTCCACAGGTATTCGGAAATTGGTTAGCGACTACACTCATGTCTATTCTTTTTAAATCTCGATTTACGGACTTGGGACCCTTTAGAGCTATAAAATATGATAAATTATTGGAGCTCGATATGCAAGATAAAACATACGGCTGGACAGTAGAGATGCAATTAAAGGCATTGCGTAAAAAATATTCTTATGTTGAAAAACCCATGAAATACCGCAATAGAATAGGTGTTTCTAAAGTTTCGGGTACTGTTAAAGGTGCTATATTTGCAGGCGTTAAAATATTAACCTGGATATTTAAATACGGTTTTAAAAAATGA
- a CDS encoding cellulose synthase family protein, translated as MILEWICIIIYSTSLVMILFYAFAQLNLLFNYLAARKNAVSGPIYDLDNPAEVPYVTIQLPVFNEAYVMERLLDNIVLLDYPHDKLEIQVLDDSTDETVISTKAHVEKLAATGIDITHITRENRVGFKAGALKEGLVDAKGEFIAIFDADFLPETDWLKKTVIHFKDPEIGVVQTRWGHLNRDYSILTQIQAFALDAHFTLEQVGRNSKGHFINFNGTAGIWRKETIIDAGNWEGDTLTEDLDLSYRAQLKNWKFKYLEDVTTPAELPIVISAARSQQFRWNKGGAENFRKMFKRVVGSSNIDFKTKLHGVLHLLNSTMFLNVLIVGLLSIPMLYIKNEYAHLRVYFIVMSFFVISTIIFFICYWYMYKNTYGGGFKNFISYIGMFFTFFSIAMGFSLHNSIAVIEGHLGKRSEFVRTPKFNLAAVGGNWKTNKYLKKKISRNVILEGILMLYFGFGMYSAFIVGDQGGDFGLFPFHLMLFIGFGFVFFRSITDKQ; from the coding sequence ATGATATTAGAATGGATTTGCATCATAATTTACTCAACATCACTAGTGATGATTTTGTTCTATGCATTTGCTCAACTCAATTTACTATTTAACTACTTAGCAGCTCGTAAAAATGCAGTTTCTGGACCTATTTATGATCTAGATAATCCGGCTGAGGTTCCTTATGTGACCATACAACTACCTGTTTTTAACGAGGCTTATGTAATGGAACGACTTTTAGATAATATAGTCTTACTAGATTATCCACATGATAAGTTAGAAATCCAAGTTTTAGATGATTCTACTGATGAAACTGTAATTAGTACTAAAGCACATGTAGAAAAGCTAGCTGCTACCGGTATTGATATAACTCATATTACTAGAGAAAATCGTGTAGGATTTAAAGCCGGTGCACTTAAAGAAGGACTAGTCGATGCAAAGGGTGAATTTATTGCCATTTTTGACGCAGACTTTTTACCAGAAACAGACTGGTTGAAAAAAACGGTTATCCATTTCAAAGATCCTGAAATAGGTGTAGTTCAGACACGATGGGGACATTTAAATAGAGATTACTCTATACTGACACAGATACAGGCTTTTGCCCTTGATGCGCATTTTACTCTAGAACAAGTAGGTCGTAACTCAAAAGGACATTTCATAAACTTTAATGGAACTGCTGGTATATGGCGCAAAGAGACCATTATTGATGCTGGTAACTGGGAAGGAGATACACTTACAGAAGATTTAGATTTAAGTTATAGAGCACAGCTTAAAAACTGGAAGTTTAAATACCTAGAAGATGTTACCACACCTGCAGAATTACCTATCGTAATAAGTGCAGCACGTTCACAACAGTTTAGATGGAATAAAGGTGGGGCAGAGAATTTTAGAAAAATGTTTAAACGTGTCGTGGGCAGTTCAAACATTGATTTTAAAACCAAATTGCACGGTGTGTTACATTTGTTAAACAGTACCATGTTTTTAAACGTGCTGATTGTTGGGCTACTTAGTATACCGATGTTATACATTAAAAATGAATATGCACACTTAAGAGTTTACTTTATTGTGATGAGCTTTTTTGTTATTAGTACTATCATATTCTTCATATGTTATTGGTATATGTACAAGAATACCTATGGTGGTGGTTTTAAAAACTTCATTAGCTATATTGGAATGTTTTTCACTTTTTTCTCAATCGCAATGGGTTTTTCCCTGCACAATTCAATAGCAGTAATAGAAGGTCACTTAGGGAAACGTAGTGAGTTTGTGCGTACACCTAAGTTTAATCTCGCAGCGGTAGGAGGCAATTGGAAAACCAATAAATACCTCAAGAAAAAAATAAGTCGCAACGTGATATTAGAAGGGATATTAATGCTCTACTTTGGATTTGGAATGTACTCGGCATTTATCGTTGGTGATCAAGGTGGTGATTTTGGACTCTTTCCTTTTCACTTAATGTTATTTATAGGATTTGGTTTTGTGTTCTTCCGTAGTATCACAGATAAGCAATAA
- a CDS encoding glycosyltransferase 87 family protein has product MERRLSNAFGMLTIISAVLYGWFFSLARKDFSNLLIVYTLLFLAFLGYNYISKKGTQENLQLFPSFLGKWFYGASLIGGIFFIGLILRLLLIDNTPHLSQDFFRFIWDGHQLLNGYNPYLYLPDDIIESGSSHIPNASFLHASMGELSSGHYTNYPPLNQLFFAIAAWLGGDSVLASVIWMRIFIILADVAIFIYGIKLLRLLGKPMWLIALYYLNPFTIIELTGNLHWEGMMAFFLLASVYYLLVYKQWQSVLFVGYGILLKLLPVMVLPLLLRKLKFKKAFVYYIAVLIVVVLGFLPFFSQDLIDKYSASVGLWFGNFEFNASVYYIIRAIGYQVTGYNIIQTVGKILPLITLVVILGISFIRKNEFPEILLSSVVFSFFTYLIFSTTVHPWYLTIPLLFSVFTKYRFMLLWSYTIFLSYSAYSSESFTENSWFIAIEYILVLFIFIFELFLTKTILPESKGEITNH; this is encoded by the coding sequence ATGGAACGTAGGTTATCAAATGCCTTCGGTATGCTAACCATTATTAGCGCTGTTTTATATGGATGGTTTTTCTCGCTTGCGCGAAAAGATTTTTCAAACCTGCTCATTGTTTATACACTACTTTTTCTTGCTTTTCTAGGTTATAATTATATATCTAAAAAAGGAACTCAAGAAAATTTACAATTGTTTCCTTCTTTTCTCGGTAAGTGGTTTTATGGGGCATCACTCATTGGTGGTATATTTTTTATTGGACTTATATTAAGGTTACTATTAATAGACAATACACCACATCTGTCTCAAGATTTTTTCAGATTTATATGGGATGGACATCAATTGTTAAATGGATATAATCCCTATCTGTATTTACCAGATGATATTATAGAATCTGGATCCAGCCATATCCCTAACGCTTCATTCTTGCATGCGTCTATGGGAGAATTATCAAGTGGGCACTACACAAATTATCCACCTTTAAATCAACTGTTTTTTGCGATTGCGGCATGGTTAGGTGGCGATAGTGTTCTAGCTTCTGTAATATGGATGCGCATATTTATCATCCTGGCAGATGTTGCCATCTTTATCTACGGGATTAAATTATTACGATTACTTGGTAAGCCTATGTGGTTAATAGCATTATATTATCTGAATCCTTTTACAATCATTGAACTTACAGGTAATCTTCACTGGGAAGGAATGATGGCATTCTTTTTACTAGCCTCAGTTTATTACTTACTCGTTTATAAACAATGGCAAAGCGTCCTGTTTGTGGGTTATGGTATATTGCTCAAATTATTGCCAGTTATGGTGTTGCCTTTACTTTTGAGAAAATTGAAATTTAAAAAAGCATTTGTCTATTACATAGCTGTTTTAATTGTAGTTGTTTTAGGCTTTCTTCCGTTTTTCTCTCAAGACTTGATTGATAAATATTCGGCATCGGTAGGATTGTGGTTTGGTAATTTTGAATTTAATGCTAGTGTATATTACATCATTAGGGCAATAGGTTATCAAGTAACAGGTTATAATATTATACAAACCGTAGGAAAGATTTTACCTTTAATTACCTTAGTAGTTATTTTGGGGATATCTTTTATAAGAAAGAATGAATTTCCTGAAATACTTCTATCCAGTGTCGTATTTTCTTTTTTCACTTATTTAATATTTTCAACTACAGTGCATCCATGGTACCTGACCATACCATTGTTATTTTCTGTTTTCACAAAGTATCGCTTTATGTTATTATGGAGCTATACCATCTTTCTTAGTTACTCAGCTTACTCGAGTGAAAGTTTTACAGAGAATAGTTGGTTTATCGCTATCGAGTACATTTTAGTACTATTTATATTTATTTTTGAACTGTTTTTAACCAAAACAATACTACCAGAAAGTAAAGGGGAAATAACTAACCATTAA
- a CDS encoding peptidoglycan-binding domain-containing protein has translation MKQLIILILITILGFIVYDFYKDWDRFHAPEYHYSTEAIIDEEYHNQDVVLMYHDAITDLNSFIKLQWTANDIDVRLPEDDDLETTLAVKEYAQKLACVTYLEQKLAQSANYKSKGWNNQQIIDFENNHSTPEEIKTIGQKSLLKQLYDNQWEISQRIGAKNALIYETQRILIAKGYDITLDGVFAKATMEALSDFESKNNLYPDGKLDVLTFEALLK, from the coding sequence ATGAAGCAATTAATTATATTAATCCTGATAACTATATTAGGATTTATCGTCTATGATTTTTATAAAGACTGGGATCGATTTCATGCACCAGAATATCATTATTCCACAGAAGCGATCATTGATGAAGAATATCATAATCAAGATGTAGTCTTGATGTATCACGATGCTATTACTGATTTAAATAGCTTTATCAAGCTACAATGGACAGCAAATGATATAGATGTAAGATTACCAGAAGATGACGATTTAGAAACAACACTCGCTGTAAAAGAATATGCTCAAAAATTAGCTTGTGTAACTTATTTAGAGCAAAAATTAGCGCAGTCTGCAAATTATAAGTCTAAAGGCTGGAATAATCAACAGATTATCGATTTTGAAAATAATCATAGTACCCCAGAAGAAATTAAAACTATAGGACAAAAGAGTTTGTTGAAACAACTCTATGATAATCAATGGGAAATTAGTCAACGTATAGGTGCAAAAAATGCCCTTATTTATGAAACACAAAGAATTCTTATAGCAAAAGGTTATGATATAACTTTAGATGGTGTATTTGCAAAAGCTACTATGGAGGCGCTAAGTGATTTTGAATCAAAAAACAATCTTTATCCAGATGGTAAACTTGACGTTCTTACTTTTGAAGCTTTATTAAAGTAG
- a CDS encoding helix-turn-helix domain-containing protein, giving the protein MKQMNPVGTKIKEIRLKKGMSQEELATDSQVSLRTIQRIENNENEPRGKTLQLICETLDINIEELLDFGKHEDHQFLGLFHLSIILGTLFGVGSILIPLILWMTKKDKINGLQRIGARTLNFQIWWLILMIIIPTIGFVLIFNQGVPDIKVMTSIMLIPIVMMIINAILAIIFAILNFRGKQITYPSIIPMIK; this is encoded by the coding sequence ATGAAACAGATGAACCCAGTAGGTACTAAAATCAAAGAGATACGTCTTAAAAAAGGAATGTCTCAAGAAGAACTTGCGACAGATTCTCAAGTTAGTTTGCGAACTATTCAACGTATTGAGAATAATGAAAATGAACCTCGTGGTAAAACCTTGCAGCTTATTTGTGAAACGCTGGATATTAACATTGAAGAGTTGCTTGATTTCGGTAAGCATGAAGATCATCAGTTTTTAGGTTTATTTCATTTATCTATCATTCTAGGAACTCTTTTCGGAGTAGGAAGTATTCTTATTCCTTTAATATTGTGGATGACTAAAAAAGATAAAATTAATGGTCTACAACGTATTGGAGCTCGTACATTAAATTTTCAAATTTGGTGGTTAATTTTAATGATTATAATTCCGACAATTGGTTTTGTGCTAATTTTCAATCAAGGAGTACCTGATATTAAAGTTATGACGAGCATTATGTTAATACCAATTGTAATGATGATAATAAATGCCATTTTGGCTATAATTTTTGCTATTTTAAACTTTCGTGGTAAACAAATCACGTATCCCAGTATTATACCTATGATTAAATAA
- a CDS encoding bifunctional GNAT family N-acetyltransferase/carbon-nitrogen hydrolase family protein: MSDINMSKIDNLNLEFLQLKDYEELKHAMIDSYSNLPDSYWREEQIKTLIDKFPEGQVVLKVNEEIVACALSIVVKYEDFSGQYTYEQVTGNYKFTTHDDDGDVLYGIEVFIKPQYRGMRLGRRLYDYRKELCENLNLRGIAFGGRIPNYHNHASEMTPKEYIEKVRNKEITDSVLNFQLSNDFHVSRVLKNYLDGDKASMEFAVLLEWDNIYYTKPVTKTTALKSTVRLGLIQWQMRPYSGFNELMQQVEYFVDAVAAYRSDFALFPEYFNAPLMAAYNKLSVSDSIRELAKYTEMIRNKFSELSIKYNINIITGSMPEIIDGQLYNVGNLCRRDGTIERYEKIHVTPDEQKVWGLQGGDKIQTFDTDCGKIGILICYDSEFPELSRIMAQEGMQILFVPFLTDTQNAYARVRLCSQARAVENECYVAIAGSVGNLPAVENMDISYAQSAVFTPCDFAFPSNGVKAEATANTEMILVADVDLDLLKELHNYGAVKNLKDRRIDLYEVSKK, from the coding sequence ATGAGTGATATTAATATGAGTAAGATTGACAACTTAAATCTAGAGTTTTTACAGCTTAAAGATTATGAAGAGTTAAAGCACGCGATGATAGATTCTTATAGCAATCTACCAGATTCTTACTGGCGAGAAGAACAGATCAAAACGCTTATAGACAAGTTTCCAGAAGGTCAGGTAGTGCTTAAAGTAAATGAAGAAATTGTTGCTTGTGCACTTTCTATAGTGGTAAAATATGAGGATTTTAGTGGTCAGTACACTTATGAGCAAGTGACCGGAAATTACAAGTTCACCACGCACGATGATGATGGTGATGTACTTTATGGAATTGAGGTATTTATAAAACCACAATATCGTGGTATGCGATTAGGTCGTCGCTTATATGATTACCGTAAAGAGCTGTGTGAGAATTTGAATTTAAGAGGTATAGCCTTCGGTGGTCGTATTCCTAACTATCATAATCACGCGAGTGAAATGACACCTAAGGAATACATCGAAAAAGTGCGCAATAAAGAGATTACAGACTCTGTACTGAACTTTCAACTATCAAACGACTTCCATGTTTCTCGTGTTCTTAAAAACTATCTGGATGGCGATAAAGCCTCTATGGAGTTTGCCGTATTACTAGAATGGGATAATATTTACTATACAAAACCAGTTACAAAAACCACAGCATTAAAAAGCACGGTGCGGTTAGGATTAATCCAGTGGCAAATGCGTCCTTACTCAGGTTTTAATGAGTTAATGCAACAAGTAGAATACTTTGTAGATGCTGTTGCAGCTTATAGGTCTGATTTTGCTTTATTCCCTGAATATTTTAATGCGCCACTTATGGCTGCTTACAATAAGTTGAGTGTTAGTGATTCTATTAGAGAACTAGCAAAATATACTGAAATGATAAGAAACAAGTTTTCTGAATTATCCATTAAGTATAACATCAACATTATTACAGGATCAATGCCTGAAATCATTGATGGACAATTGTATAATGTAGGGAATTTGTGCCGTCGAGATGGTACGATAGAACGTTATGAAAAAATACACGTTACTCCAGACGAGCAGAAGGTTTGGGGACTTCAAGGTGGCGATAAAATTCAGACTTTTGATACGGATTGTGGTAAAATAGGAATCTTGATTTGCTACGACAGTGAGTTCCCAGAACTGAGCCGTATCATGGCACAAGAAGGCATGCAAATTCTTTTTGTACCATTCTTGACAGATACACAAAATGCTTATGCACGAGTACGTTTGTGCTCTCAAGCTAGAGCGGTGGAGAATGAATGTTATGTAGCTATCGCTGGTAGCGTGGGGAATCTTCCCGCGGTAGAAAACATGGACATTTCTTATGCACAAAGCGCAGTATTTACACCATGTGATTTTGCTTTCCCATCAAATGGCGTTAAGGCAGAAGCTACCGCAAACACAGAAATGATTCTTGTGGCTGATGTGGATCTAGATCTTCTTAAAGAATTACATAACTACGGAGCGGTGAAGAACTTAAAAGACCGTAGGATTGATTTGTATGAAGTGAGTAAAAAGTAA
- a CDS encoding deoxyhypusine synthase family protein, producing MGKPITDFIENYFLHFNSAALVDAAKGYEAQLNQGSKMLVSLAGAMSTAEIGKIFGEMIRQDKVHIISCTGANLEEDLMNLVAHSHYKRVPNYRDLTPQDEWDLLEKGLNRVTDTCIPEEEAFRRLQEHIFKIWKDAEEKGERYFPHEYMYKLLLSGVLEQYYEIPIENSWMYAAAKANLPIVVPGWEDSTMGNIFASYVLKGELKASTVKSGIEYMTFLADWYTDNSQKGIGFFQIGGGIAGDFPICVVPMLYQDMERTDTPFWSYFCQISDSTTSYGSYSGAVPNEKITWGKLDQDTPKFIVESDATIVAPLIFAYLLEM from the coding sequence ATGGGAAAACCTATTACTGATTTTATAGAAAACTATTTCTTACACTTTAACAGCGCTGCGCTTGTAGACGCTGCCAAAGGTTATGAAGCACAATTAAACCAAGGCTCCAAAATGCTAGTTTCGCTAGCTGGAGCTATGAGTACTGCAGAAATTGGGAAGATTTTTGGTGAGATGATACGCCAAGATAAAGTACATATTATTTCTTGTACAGGTGCAAACCTTGAAGAAGATTTGATGAATCTAGTGGCGCATAGCCACTATAAAAGAGTGCCTAACTATCGCGATTTAACACCGCAAGACGAATGGGATTTACTTGAAAAAGGATTGAACCGCGTGACAGACACTTGTATTCCAGAAGAAGAGGCTTTTAGAAGATTACAAGAACATATTTTTAAAATATGGAAAGATGCAGAGGAAAAAGGCGAGCGCTATTTCCCGCATGAATACATGTACAAACTACTTTTAAGTGGCGTACTAGAACAGTATTATGAAATCCCTATTGAGAACTCATGGATGTATGCTGCTGCTAAGGCTAATCTTCCAATCGTCGTTCCAGGTTGGGAAGACAGCACTATGGGTAATATTTTTGCTAGTTATGTATTAAAAGGTGAGTTAAAAGCGAGTACTGTAAAAAGCGGTATCGAGTACATGACCTTCCTTGCAGACTGGTATACTGATAATTCACAAAAAGGGATCGGTTTCTTCCAGATAGGTGGTGGAATCGCTGGTGATTTTCCTATTTGTGTAGTGCCTATGTTGTATCAAGATATGGAACGTACCGACACGCCATTCTGGAGTTATTTCTGTCAGATATCTGACTCAACAACCAGTTATGGAAGCTACTCTGGTGCCGTACCTAATGAGAAAATCACATGGGGAAAACTAGATCAAGACACACCTAAATTTATAGTAGAAAGTGATGCAACTATTGTGGCACCATTGATTTTTGCTTATTTATTAGAGATGTAA
- the speB gene encoding agmatinase: MSNSNYAGIPDEYAGIDNASIVLIPVPYDGTSTWQKGADKGPEAFLDASANMELYDIETDTEVYHHGVFLADAVTENSSPEAMVDAVHATTKKYIKKNKFVTLFGGEHSISIGSIRAFNDMYENLSVLQIDAHADLRKEYDGSTCNHACAVYEASQKTNLVQVGIRSMDSIEVGINDDDKIFFAHEMVQDDYWQEKATEALTENVFITIDLDAFDPSICPSTGTPEPGGLFWYETLDFLKMVFAEKNVVGFDIVELCPNPSEKSSDFLAAKLYYKMLSYKFKDIALEGEDGYEADNAFTKAGLKKMKNIED; the protein is encoded by the coding sequence ATGAGTAATTCAAACTATGCAGGAATTCCAGATGAATATGCTGGAATCGATAATGCATCAATCGTTTTAATTCCAGTTCCTTATGATGGAACAAGCACCTGGCAAAAAGGCGCAGATAAAGGACCAGAAGCCTTTCTAGACGCCAGTGCAAATATGGAATTATACGATATTGAAACTGATACAGAAGTGTATCATCATGGAGTCTTTCTTGCAGATGCTGTTACAGAGAACAGTTCGCCAGAAGCAATGGTAGATGCCGTGCACGCAACTACTAAAAAGTATATTAAGAAAAATAAGTTTGTAACCCTTTTTGGTGGAGAACATTCTATTTCTATAGGAAGTATACGCGCTTTTAACGATATGTATGAAAACTTGAGTGTATTACAAATTGATGCTCATGCAGACTTAAGAAAAGAATACGACGGTAGTACTTGTAATCATGCTTGTGCCGTATATGAAGCGAGTCAAAAAACAAATCTAGTGCAGGTAGGAATACGTTCTATGGACAGCATAGAAGTAGGTATTAATGACGACGATAAAATCTTCTTTGCTCATGAAATGGTACAAGATGACTACTGGCAAGAAAAAGCTACTGAAGCACTTACAGAAAATGTATTTATTACCATCGATTTAGATGCTTTTGACCCATCGATATGTCCATCTACTGGTACGCCTGAACCTGGTGGGCTCTTCTGGTATGAAACATTAGATTTCTTAAAAATGGTTTTTGCAGAGAAGAACGTGGTAGGTTTTGACATCGTTGAATTATGTCCTAATCCATCAGAGAAATCATCAGATTTTCTTGCTGCAAAATTGTATTATAAAATGTTGAGCTATAAGTTTAAAGACATCGCTCTAGAAGGAGAAGACGGCTATGAGGCAGACAATGCTTTTACAAAAGCTGGATTGAAAAAAATGAAAAACATAGAAGATTAA
- a CDS encoding arginine decarboxylase, which translates to MNTKYIDLIDQTYFFPTEEFKLEDKTLHFHDIDLMELVEQYGSPLKFTYLPKISDNIQRAQRWFNDAFAKADYKAKYHYCYCTKSSHFKHVLDTALTNDIHLETSSAFDIDIIKSLKAEGKIKDDTYIISNGFKREKYIDNIADLINSGHKNCIPIIDNYEELDLLTNATYKQFKVGIRIASEEEPKFEFYTSRLGIGYKNILSFYKNQIQENKQVSLKMLHFFINTGIRDNAYYWNELHKCLKVYISLKKICPSLDSLNIGGGFPIKNSLAFEFDYEYMINEIVNQIKQVCDEADVDVPHIFTEFGSFTVGESGGAIYKVLYQKQQNDREKWNMINSSFITTLPDSWAISKRFIMLALNRWNEEYERVLLGGLTCDSDDYYNSEQNVNAIYLPKYHKDKPLYIGFFNTGAYQETIGGYGGIQHCLIPAPKHILIDRDENGAIQTRVFKEQQSSEQMLDILGY; encoded by the coding sequence TTGAATACTAAATACATTGATCTAATCGATCAAACGTACTTCTTCCCAACAGAGGAGTTCAAACTAGAAGACAAGACCTTACACTTTCACGATATCGATCTGATGGAACTGGTAGAACAATATGGATCACCATTAAAGTTCACCTATTTACCTAAGATATCTGATAATATACAGCGTGCACAGAGGTGGTTTAATGACGCTTTCGCAAAAGCGGACTACAAAGCAAAATACCATTATTGCTATTGTACAAAAAGTTCACACTTTAAACATGTGCTAGATACGGCGTTGACTAACGATATACATTTAGAAACCAGTAGTGCCTTTGATATAGATATTATAAAAAGTCTAAAAGCTGAAGGTAAAATTAAAGACGACACCTATATCATTAGTAACGGTTTTAAACGCGAAAAATATATAGACAATATCGCAGACCTAATCAACTCTGGCCACAAAAACTGTATTCCTATCATAGATAACTATGAAGAATTAGACCTATTGACAAATGCGACATATAAGCAATTTAAAGTAGGAATAAGAATAGCGAGTGAAGAAGAACCAAAGTTTGAATTTTACACGAGCCGTTTAGGAATAGGTTACAAAAACATTCTCTCATTCTATAAAAATCAGATACAAGAGAACAAACAAGTGTCGCTTAAGATGCTACACTTTTTCATTAATACAGGTATACGTGATAATGCATATTACTGGAATGAATTACACAAATGCCTTAAAGTCTACATAAGCCTTAAGAAAATATGTCCATCACTAGACAGTCTTAATATAGGTGGTGGCTTCCCTATAAAAAACTCACTAGCATTTGAATTTGATTATGAGTACATGATCAATGAGATCGTAAATCAAATAAAGCAAGTATGTGATGAGGCAGATGTTGATGTGCCCCATATTTTCACAGAATTTGGTTCTTTTACAGTAGGTGAAAGTGGTGGAGCTATTTATAAAGTGTTGTATCAAAAGCAACAAAACGACCGTGAAAAGTGGAACATGATCAATAGTTCATTTATCACAACCCTACCAGATTCATGGGCAATAAGCAAGCGTTTTATTATGCTAGCCTTAAACCGCTGGAATGAAGAATATGAGCGTGTACTACTAGGTGGATTAACTTGCGATAGTGATGACTATTACAACAGTGAGCAAAATGTTAATGCTATTTATTTACCAAAATATCATAAAGATAAACCACTCTATATAGGCTTTTTTAATACTGGAGCTTATCAAGAAACAATAGGTGGATATGGCGGTATACAACACTGTTTAATACCAGCTCCTAAACATATTTTAATAGACCGTGATGAAAATGGAGCTATACAAACTAGAGTTTTTAAAGAGCAACAAAGCTCAGAACAAATGCTAGATATATTAGGATATTAA